A single region of the Bacteroides luhongzhouii genome encodes:
- a CDS encoding transglycosylase SLT domain-containing protein has product MNVKTLIIPLFLVLLCCVFGCRNKQHNTTDESTRDLPQIKDSGELVVLTLYSSTSYFIYRGQEMGFQYELSEQFAKSLGLKLRIEVANSVDEMIQKLLAGEGDMIAYNLPITKEWKDSLLYCGEDVITHQVIVQQGRGKQKPLEDVTELVGKDIYVKPGKYYDRLVNLNSELGGGIRIHEVTNDSTTIEDLITQVAQGKIPYTVADNDLAKLNKTYYPNLNIDLSISFDQRSSWAVRKDSPELAAAATKWHQENMTSPAYTASMKRYFENSKMMPHSPILSLKEGKISHYDDLFRKYSKDIGWDWRMLASLAYTESNFDTTAVSWAGAKGLMQLMPATARAMGVPPGKEQNPEESVKAAIKYIAATDRSFSMIPDKQERLNFILASYNAGLGHIYDAMALAEKYGKNKLVWKDNVENFILLKSNEEYFTDPVCKNGYFRGIETYNFVRDIMSRYESYKKKIKA; this is encoded by the coding sequence ATACAACGGATGAATCCACACGTGATCTTCCACAAATAAAAGATAGTGGAGAACTGGTTGTATTGACATTATATAGCTCTACTTCCTATTTTATTTACCGGGGACAAGAAATGGGATTCCAGTATGAACTTAGCGAGCAGTTTGCCAAAAGTCTGGGATTAAAGCTTAGAATTGAAGTAGCCAACAGTGTTGACGAAATGATCCAAAAATTACTGGCAGGTGAAGGAGATATGATTGCCTATAATCTGCCTATCACCAAAGAATGGAAAGACAGTCTTCTTTATTGTGGTGAAGATGTCATCACTCATCAGGTGATTGTTCAGCAAGGAAGAGGAAAACAGAAACCATTAGAAGACGTAACCGAACTGGTAGGAAAAGATATATATGTAAAGCCGGGAAAATATTATGACCGCCTCGTCAATCTGAACAGCGAATTAGGAGGCGGCATCCGGATTCATGAAGTAACCAATGACAGTACAACCATTGAAGATCTGATAACACAAGTGGCGCAAGGAAAAATTCCGTATACGGTGGCCGACAACGATTTAGCAAAACTGAATAAGACCTATTATCCTAATTTAAATATCGATCTGTCTATCAGTTTCGATCAACGGTCTTCATGGGCAGTGCGAAAAGACAGTCCCGAACTGGCAGCCGCCGCTACTAAATGGCATCAGGAAAATATGACTTCTCCTGCCTACACTGCCAGTATGAAACGTTATTTTGAGAATAGTAAAATGATGCCCCACTCTCCTATCCTTTCATTGAAAGAGGGAAAAATATCTCATTATGATGATTTATTCAGAAAGTATTCCAAAGATATCGGATGGGATTGGCGTATGCTGGCGTCACTGGCCTATACGGAATCTAATTTCGATACCACAGCTGTTTCCTGGGCTGGTGCCAAAGGACTGATGCAGTTAATGCCCGCCACCGCCCGGGCAATGGGAGTACCTCCCGGCAAGGAGCAGAATCCGGAGGAAAGTGTGAAAGCGGCTATTAAATATATCGCCGCCACCGACCGCAGTTTCAGTATGATTCCCGACAAACAGGAACGACTCAACTTCATTCTGGCATCTTATAATGCCGGCTTGGGACATATATACGATGCCATGGCACTAGCCGAAAAATACGGGAAGAACAAACTGGTATGGAAAGATAATGTAGAAAACTTCATCCTGCTCAAAAGCAATGAAGAATACTTTACCGATCCTGTCTGCAAAAACGGATATTTCCGTGGTATTGAGACTTACAATTTCGTCCGTGATATCATGTCGCGCTACGAATCCTACAAGAAGAAAATAAAAGCATGA